Below is a window of Candidatus Binatia bacterium DNA.
GTCCCAAAGAGACATGGGATTGACCTTCGCCGATTCCGGATCCTGACGCTTCGCCAGCTCGAAAACGTTCCGGATCGCGGGCAGTGAAGGATAAGGTTTTTTCTCCAGAATCGCGGCCAGTTCCTTGTAAACGTGTTCGACAACCTCTCTGTCCCAGCCTTGAGATCCATACTTCTTTTCCAGAATGGCGATGGTCTTTGCCTTCTGCGTTTTGAAAAAATGAGCACCCTCGATGATGCCCTTGAGTACCCGATCGACGATGTCGGGGTGTTTCTGGGCGAACGGCCAGCTCGTCGAGACGGTGGTGAACCAAATCATCGGCTGGAACGGAATGTCGATGACTTTGAGTCCCGCCCGCTTGGCGAAAAGGTCGTCCGGCGGGGTCACGAGCGCGCCGTCGAATTCTCCCGCCTTGACTCCTTCCCACGCGTCCTTGCTCTCGCTGCGCCACTTTTTCATCACGATGTCGCCGCGATCGACGTC
It encodes the following:
- a CDS encoding ABC transporter substrate-binding protein, with the translated sequence MDKIKFPYRSDGHLAFLHVVQESGAWAKHGLDVDYDFFISADDSHKSVGKGDVEFVSGNHLSPYAARLKGDPWLYVGQTLNLNYHRLVVQPDSGIDKIADLKGKVVSHKGQHPGLNNWLFLKENGLDVDRGDIVMKKWRSESKDAWEGVKAGEFDGALVTPPDDLFAKRAGLKVIDIPFQPMIWFTTVSTSWPFAQKHPDIVDRVLKGIIEGAHFFKTQKAKTIAILEKKYGSQGWDREVVEHVYKELAAILEKKPYPSLPAIRNVFELAKRQDPESAKVNPMSLWDMHYLRKIDDSGFIDRLYT